The following are from one region of the Rhinoraja longicauda isolate Sanriku21f chromosome 3, sRhiLon1.1, whole genome shotgun sequence genome:
- the LOC144592477 gene encoding low-density lipoprotein receptor class A domain-containing protein 1-like produces MSSNRIYPSRFKRGDMASVSSDIYSQLGSQISLADEKRVCRNCCPRRCCLITCIILLILGALAAVLTCAIIFGIPPKQPIMRQCKTTSGSVGFLCDDRSTCIISTQLCNGNVDCGNGEDESDLYCGNLPESLPKHLVFTCGNQKTWIYIDQKCDGKNHCGDCTDESELHCPACSGWKCSTVFFNDCDCIPKSRCKNNIQDCSDWSDENTCNK; encoded by the exons ATGAGTTCAAACAGAATCTACCCGTCGCGGTTCAAG AGAGGAGATATGGCTTCAGTTTCATCTGATATATATTCTCAGCTGGGATCCCAAATTTCATTAGCAGATGAAAAAAGAG TCTGCAGGAACTGCTGTCCCAGGAGATGCTGCTTAATCACATGTATAATCTTGCTCATTCTTGGAGCGCTGGCAGCTGTGTTAACCTGTGCGATTATATTTGGAATACCACCCAAACAGCCAA TAATGCGCCAGTGTAAAACCACATCAGGTTCGGTGGGCTTTCTGTGCGATGACCGCAGTACCTGTATCATTTCCACACAACTGTGCAATGGCAACGTCGACTGCGGCAATGGCGAAGATGAATCAGATTTGTATTGCG GAAACCTGCCCGaaagcctcccaaaacatttaGTTTTCACCTGTGGCAACCAGAAGACCTGGATCTATATAGATCAAAAATGTGATGGAAAAAATCACTGTGGAGACTGCACCGATGAATCAG AACTGCACTGCCCTGCCTGTTCTGGATGGAAATGTTCTACTGTATTCTTCAATGACTGCGACTGCATACCGAAGAGTCGCTGCAAAAACAACATTCAGGACTGCAGTGATTGGAGTGATGAAAATACCTGTAATAAATGA